The proteins below are encoded in one region of Syntrophotalea carbinolica DSM 2380:
- a CDS encoding glycosyltransferase, with product MTTLPERLTSNFIYRVLDAIFSQKTSSPFKLVLFVPHNSLRTGTPYPDPAFLHERYGQERLEIHRCDDMGPATKFTGLLTYLPLVDGDVTHIYIADDDIILRDHVFRKMLKHLQRRSRVHDYRRLVLANDAGLLDGLPTVAGYAGILVPIGFFRDMVADTGLARLWGELADGRHPCFNVDDLLLSKLLQRFAYMVEGTGMKPFEDVMDRCLTDEHPDWFELCKHTARDCDTSQCMNEPLP from the coding sequence ATGACGACACTGCCGGAGCGGTTGACCTCGAATTTTATATATCGCGTGCTTGATGCGATTTTTTCTCAAAAAACTTCATCGCCCTTCAAGCTTGTACTCTTCGTGCCTCACAACAGCCTGCGCACGGGCACGCCTTATCCCGATCCTGCATTCCTCCACGAGCGATACGGCCAGGAACGACTGGAGATCCACCGATGTGACGATATGGGACCGGCGACCAAATTTACCGGTTTGCTGACCTATCTGCCGTTGGTCGACGGGGACGTTACCCATATTTACATTGCCGACGACGATATTATTCTTCGCGACCATGTCTTTCGCAAAATGCTGAAACATCTTCAGCGGCGAAGTAGAGTGCACGACTATCGTCGCCTGGTGCTGGCCAACGATGCAGGTTTATTGGATGGGTTGCCAACCGTGGCCGGGTACGCAGGCATTCTTGTGCCGATAGGGTTTTTCAGGGACATGGTTGCCGATACCGGGCTGGCCAGGCTGTGGGGTGAACTGGCCGACGGCCGCCATCCCTGTTTTAACGTCGACGATCTGCTCCTGTCGAAACTGCTTCAACGGTTTGCATATATGGTCGAAGGGACGGGGATGAAGCCCTTTGAGGATGTCATGGATCGTTGCCTGACGGACGAGCATCCGGACTGGTTCGAGCTCTGCAAACATACGGCCAGGGATTGCGATACGAGCCAATGCATGAACGAACCTTTGCCCTGA
- the rsgA gene encoding ribosome small subunit-dependent GTPase A encodes MNIKQLGWNAHFESHFENYRGQDLVPARVIRVGGGFYTLLGADGEQTATLAGQLRHGSTQDALPAVGDWVGIDSPQEGGIRIHAILPRQTALKRATVSNRKGLVEKPGVPQVLAANVDIAIIVCGLNRDYNPRRIERYLTLVHESGAMPLIVLNKSDICPETQARRAEIESIAFGTPVLVTSAQCGDGLDELASHLKAGSTLVLIGSSGAGKSTLLNRLACAEHQQTSEISAAVGKGMHTTTHRELFPLPGGALVIDTPGLRELHLWGESEAGLASTFPEVIGFAAQCRFSDCQHDQEPDCGIRQALHDGTLDPARLESYLKQRAEIASATLQSELAAQVAQKRKRKTIPRQGKRWRREHGDGQ; translated from the coding sequence GTGAATATAAAGCAACTGGGCTGGAACGCCCATTTTGAAAGTCATTTTGAAAACTATCGCGGCCAAGATCTCGTGCCCGCCCGGGTGATTCGTGTGGGGGGCGGATTTTATACCCTGCTTGGCGCCGACGGCGAACAGACCGCCACCCTTGCCGGACAGTTGCGTCATGGCTCCACCCAGGACGCGTTGCCGGCCGTGGGGGATTGGGTGGGCATCGATTCGCCACAGGAGGGGGGTATCCGCATCCATGCCATCCTGCCTCGGCAGACGGCTTTAAAGCGGGCCACTGTCAGTAATCGCAAAGGTTTGGTCGAAAAGCCGGGCGTCCCCCAGGTGCTGGCGGCAAATGTGGACATCGCCATCATCGTCTGCGGCCTTAATCGTGATTACAATCCCAGGCGCATCGAGCGTTACCTGACCCTGGTTCATGAAAGCGGCGCCATGCCGCTCATCGTTCTCAACAAATCCGACATCTGTCCCGAGACGCAAGCGCGACGTGCCGAAATCGAATCCATCGCCTTCGGCACGCCGGTCCTGGTGACCAGTGCGCAATGCGGTGACGGGCTGGACGAACTGGCGTCCCATCTCAAGGCCGGCAGCACCCTGGTGCTGATCGGGTCGTCGGGAGCGGGTAAATCCACCCTGCTTAACCGGCTGGCCTGTGCCGAGCACCAGCAAACTTCGGAGATTAGCGCCGCCGTGGGCAAGGGTATGCACACGACCACTCACCGGGAACTTTTTCCCCTGCCCGGCGGTGCCCTTGTTATCGACACGCCGGGATTGCGCGAACTGCATCTATGGGGCGAAAGCGAGGCGGGGCTGGCCAGCACCTTTCCCGAGGTGATCGGTTTCGCGGCGCAATGCCGCTTTAGCGACTGTCAGCATGATCAGGAACCGGATTGCGGTATCCGGCAGGCATTGCACGATGGGACTCTCGACCCCGCGCGCCTGGAAAGCTATCTCAAACAACGTGCGGAAATCGCTTCGGCCACCTTGCAGAGCGAGTTGGCGGCGCAGGTTGCCCAAAAGCGCAAAAGGAAAACCATTCCCCGGCAAGGCAAGCGCTGGCGTCGGGAACATGGTGACGGTCAGTAG
- a CDS encoding damage-control phosphatase ARMT1 family protein: MNETENQNKYSCGIAPECFPCVVNHALSAARFAGLNEEQAKGIVEVAEAGLKESENSAILVQHVVRRVADAIIKAKGAPSSFDIYAEIKQTSNLLSLDYVESLQKKMENSISPLETGLQIAAAGNIIDFGAKDHASLNLEKELRSLENVPFTRYDLAAFKTSLKTASTLLYLCDNSGEIVFDMLFIKQLQREYPDLEIVAALRDKPIINDATLADAKTVGLDRLVTTISSGSIYPGTILAETTDEFQDIYAAADVILSKGQGNFETLLPLADKRIFFLLRIKCDYMAALSQVERDSLVLMQAPDKAAAEL; encoded by the coding sequence ATGAATGAAACTGAAAATCAAAATAAATATTCTTGCGGCATCGCGCCGGAGTGTTTCCCCTGTGTGGTTAATCATGCCTTGTCGGCTGCGCGTTTTGCCGGGTTAAACGAAGAACAGGCCAAGGGAATCGTTGAGGTTGCCGAAGCAGGTCTAAAAGAATCCGAAAACTCGGCCATCCTGGTTCAGCATGTCGTGCGCCGTGTGGCGGATGCGATCATCAAAGCTAAAGGCGCACCTTCGTCTTTTGACATCTATGCGGAGATCAAACAAACGTCGAATCTTCTATCTCTGGATTATGTCGAAAGCCTTCAGAAAAAGATGGAGAACAGCATTTCCCCTCTGGAAACGGGACTGCAGATTGCCGCGGCGGGTAACATCATAGACTTCGGTGCCAAAGACCACGCTTCTTTAAATTTGGAAAAAGAACTCCGCTCCCTTGAAAACGTTCCCTTTACCCGTTACGACCTCGCGGCATTCAAAACATCGTTAAAAACGGCTTCGACGCTTCTCTATCTCTGCGACAACAGCGGCGAAATCGTCTTCGACATGTTGTTCATAAAACAGCTGCAACGGGAGTATCCCGACCTTGAAATCGTGGCGGCGCTTCGCGACAAACCGATCATCAACGACGCCACCCTTGCGGATGCCAAAACGGTCGGGCTCGACCGTCTTGTCACAACCATATCCAGCGGCAGTATCTATCCCGGAACAATCCTCGCTGAAACCACCGACGAATTTCAGGACATCTATGCCGCGGCCGATGTGATCCTTTCGAAAGGTCAGGGCAATTTCGAGACATTGCTGCCGCTGGCGGATAAGAGGATCTTCTTTTTACTGCGCATCAAATGCGACTATATGGCGGCCCTTTCCCAGGTGGAACGCGATAGCCTGGTGCTTATGCAAGCCCCTGACAAGGCCGCCGCAGAGTTGTAA
- a CDS encoding 4Fe-4S binding protein has protein sequence MQTAHLIYFSPTGTTRKAAEAIAQGVGASKVIHYDLTLPGATFDTVLTEGVAVIGIPVYAGRLPELCLQRLQAIRATRIPAVLVALYGNREFDDALVELRDLSVAKGFDIIAAGAFIGEHSFSTPSQPIAAGRPDAEDLKKAVQFGRQVAGKLRSGNPDTPDMDGHVPYKDRPKFGGKAPQTDVGQCILCGKCAAVCPSGAITVADSVTTDAENCIMCCACTRACDNKARSFTHPWIEEKRAILNKNCAEPKMPEIFI, from the coding sequence ATGCAAACCGCCCATCTTATCTATTTTTCGCCCACCGGGACGACCCGAAAAGCAGCCGAAGCCATTGCGCAAGGCGTTGGCGCAAGCAAGGTTATCCATTACGATCTGACCCTGCCGGGCGCAACATTCGACACCGTGTTAACCGAAGGTGTGGCGGTTATCGGCATCCCGGTGTATGCCGGTCGCCTGCCGGAACTCTGCCTGCAGCGCCTGCAGGCGATCAGGGCAACACGGATACCTGCCGTTCTGGTTGCTCTTTACGGCAACCGCGAGTTCGACGATGCACTCGTCGAGCTGCGCGATCTGTCCGTCGCCAAGGGTTTCGACATCATCGCTGCCGGGGCCTTTATCGGCGAACATTCCTTCTCCACCCCGAGCCAACCGATAGCGGCCGGCCGGCCCGATGCCGAAGACCTCAAAAAAGCGGTGCAATTCGGCCGACAGGTGGCTGGAAAACTGCGGAGCGGCAACCCGGACACTCCGGATATGGACGGGCATGTGCCTTACAAGGATCGGCCGAAATTTGGGGGCAAGGCGCCACAGACAGATGTCGGACAATGCATTCTCTGCGGAAAATGTGCGGCGGTTTGCCCTTCGGGCGCCATCACCGTGGCCGATTCGGTTACGACCGACGCCGAAAACTGTATCATGTGCTGCGCCTGTACCAGAGCGTGCGACAACAAGGCACGATCCTTTACTCATCCGTGGATCGAAGAAAAACGTGCGATTTTAAACAAGAATTGCGCTGAGCCTAAAATGCCGGAAATCTTTATTTGA